A single region of the Carassius gibelio isolate Cgi1373 ecotype wild population from Czech Republic chromosome A14, carGib1.2-hapl.c, whole genome shotgun sequence genome encodes:
- the LOC128027485 gene encoding mid1-interacting protein 1-like, which translates to MMQLSNETPCNKHSLLNVMNRFIAAANNMDETIMVPNLLRDVPLEDRGSQASVSHNNNEPSFPSKQRDMYEHYLLLKSIKNDMEWGLLKREMGGSFLEMTMKHEELQVNEGAAEEGSDLEGQFHYHLHGLFAVLSKLTVQADDLTNRYKREIGGGSLLR; encoded by the coding sequence ATGATGCAGCTCAGCAACGAAACCCCGTGCAACAAGCACTCGCTGCTCAACGTCATGAACCGGTTCATTGCAGCTGCCAACAACATGGATGAGACCATCATGGTGCCAAACTTACTGCGGGACGTGCCTCTGGAGGACCGAGGCAGCCAAGCCTCTGTTAGTCACAATAACAACGAGCCGTCTTTCCCCAGCAAACAGAGGGATATGTATGAGCACTACCTGCTGCTGAAGTCCATCAAGAATGACATGGAGTGGGGCCTGCTGAAGAGGGAGATGGGCGGCAGCTTTCTGGAGATGACCATGAAGCACGAAGAGCTGCAGGTCAATGAAGGAGCTGCAGAGGAAGGCTCTGACCTGGAGGGCCAGTTCCACTACCACCTCCATGGACTGTTTGCCGTTCTGTCAAAGTTGACAGTCCAAGCTGACGATCTTACGAATCGTTACAAGAGAGAAATTGGTGGAGGTAGCCTGCTGAGATAG
- the LOC128027484 gene encoding tetraspanin-7 has product MSPPSARLQTKPVITCLKTFLISYSLIFWFTGVILLAVGVWGKVNLEFDLLLSSDQGTNVPYVLIGTGAIIIIFGLFGCFATCRGSPWMLKLYAMFLVLVFLAELVAGISGFIFRHEIKAVLQGAYNKAELAYSGKENEDLDRIQRTLQCCGEKNYTSWANTNYFKHEGIPNSCCNMTAGGNCTSAELTDLNTAASVVYQRGCFSLITTTLEANLGIIAGISFGIAFFQLIGIFLACCLSRYITNNQYEMV; this is encoded by the exons ATGTCCCCTCCGTCCGCACGGCTTCAAACCAAACCCGTGATAACGTGTCTGAAGACATTTCTGATCTCGTACAGTCTGATTTTCTGG TTCACAGGAGTGATCTTGTTGGCTGTTGGAGTATGGGGAAAGGTTAATTTGGAGTTCGACCTCCTCCTGAGTTCAGACCAGGGCACCAATGTACCATATGTCCTCATTGGGACCGgagccatcatcatcatcttcggTTTGTTCGGTTGCTTCGCGACCTGCCGTGGAAGTCCATGGATGCTGAAGCTG TATGCTATGTTCCTGGTGCTAGTTTTCTTAGCTGAACTAGTGGCAGGTATATCCGgctttattttcagacatgag attaaagcAGTGCTTCAAGGTGCCTATAATAAAGCTGAATTAGCCTACAGTGGTAAGGAAAATGAAGATCTGGACAGAATCCAGAGAACA CTGCAGTGCTGTGGAGAGAAGAACTACACCAGCTGGGCAAACACAAATTACTTCAAACATGAGGGCATCCCCAATAGCTGCTGTAACATGACTGCTGGTGGTAACTGCACTTCTGCAGAACTTACAGATCTTAACACGGCTGCTTCAGTGGTTTATCAACGG GGCTGTTTCTCCCTGATTACTACAACGCTGGAGGCCAATCTTGGAATTATTGCTGGAATTTCTTTTGGAATTGCATTCTTCCAG CTCATTGGGATATTCTTGGCATGTTGTCTGTCTCGCTATATCACCAATAACCAATATGAGATGGTGTAG